TGGAAGATGTCGGCCATTGCCCCCACGATGAGGCACCCGACCGAGTTCATGCTGTTTTACTGCCGTGGCTAGCAGATCGGGTCGGCGGCGCGATCGCGTCTTTACCAACGCACCGGTCGCAGCGCCCCGTCATCGACCGGCAGAGCGATCGAGGATAAAGAATGACCGTGAAACACACATTATCGGTGCTGGTTGAAGATGAAGCCGGCGTGCTGACGCGAATTGCTGCACTGTTCGCACGACGCGGGTTTAATATCGAAAGCCTGGCCGTCGGCTCGGCAGAAAGTTCGGGTGTCTCGCGCATCACCATGGTCGTGCCGGGCGACAACCGCACGGTCGAGCAGCTCACCAAACAGCTTTACAAGCTCATCAACGTCCTCAAAGTTCAGGACGTCACGGGTACACCTTGTGTCGAGCGCGAGCTGATGCTGATCAAAATCAATGCCACCACCTCGAATCGAGCGGAAGCGATCGAGCTGGCACAAGTATTTCGGGCACGGGTCGTGGATATTTCTGAAGAAACCCTAACGATTGAAGTTGTCGGCGACCCCGGCAAGATGGTGGCAATTATCAAAATGCTCGGCAAATTCGGCATCCGCGAGCTGGCCCGGACGGGTAAGATCAGCCTGGTTCGCGATTCGGGAGTCAATACTGAGTTGCTCAAGACCCTCGAGCTGAAAGTCTAAGTCCGACTGCCCTATGCTGCGGGCAAACGATCCGGAAATGCCCGCTCGCTGGCAGGTGCTCTCATTTCAAACCCGTTGGAACGCTATCTAGGGTTTGCTGAAAAAGTCCACAAAAAGAATTTAGGAGGCAGAGAGCTTATGGAATTTGGCTTTTACTATCTAGCCCCAGCTTTTTGCCTCGGATTCTCGGCCCAATTGCAAGGGTTTTGAGGCTCTGGTGCCTATAACCTTGCACTTTTCTGGCATAGAAAACGCTGGGATCCTTTCATTACAGGGGTTCCAGCCTTTTTCAGCAAGCCCTATCTAAACCAGATAATGCCGATCGCTGCAGGTCGAGTCTCGCAGTAGTCCGGTACGTCCAGAGACCTTAAGGAACCGTCAGGTTCTGATAAGCAAGCAGTGTTCGGCGATCGCCTGGCAAGTCCCGTATCCCGAGCCCCCTAACGGAAAATTACATCGGCAGCAATCGCCCTACGTCAGCAACCACAACACTAACGGGAGCGTGACCAGCGCCAGCACCGTCGAAACCACGACCGTGCGGGCTACGCGACCGGCATCACCGCCGAACTCTGCCGCCCAAACCACTGTATTAACCGCTGACGGCATCGCACACTGCAAGACCAAGACCTGCAGGTCCAACCCCTCCAGCCGCAGCAGCCGCCCAATCCCGAACGCGATCGCCGGACCGACAAGCAAACGCAGGAGCGACACACTAACTTCGTAGCGCCCCAGCACAAATGGCGTCATGGCCAACTGCATGCCCAAGATCAGTAAGGCGATCGGGATCGATGCATCCCCCAAACTGCGGATGCCTTCGCCCAACCGCCACGGCATTGACACTCCCATCCAGCGCAAGCTCAACCCCGCCAGCGTTGCATACAGCAGGGGCAGTCGTAGGATCAGTCGCAACCCTGCCCCGACCCCGCGACCTTGATAAATGGCCGGGCCAACGGTGAAAAACAGAATCGCCGATGCCATCAGACATATCGCCGCGCGCTCAAGCCCTGCTTCGCCGAAGGCAAACGCATTGATCGGCAAGCCCATGTTCCCGACATTGCCGAACACGGTCGTCGCGCTCAGGCTCGCTTGCTTCGACGGCGGCATATTTCTCAATCGCGCGATCGCCAGTGCCAGTCCATACATCGCCACACAGGTCAGAACGAATCCCGCCACGAGACCGGCTGCGCTGGTTGCCGGCAGCTCCGCTCGATAAATGCGATCGCCAATCAGCGCTGGAATCAGCACGTACACAGAAAGCTGTGAAAGTGTCGTGCCATCGAGCTTGAGGAAACGCTGGGCAACGATCCCCATCAGCACGATGAAGACGACAGGAACTAATGCGGGAAGAAAAACCGACATGCGGACACCACCCCGACTAATAGCAATAGCTACTCAGACTAGCCTGGATTATTCATGAACGCTTATGCAGAGACTCTTATCCTTATGCCGTGCACGGCTTGCAGATTTTTTCGCGCAAAGGCAGTTCGTTTCTATACACGTAGATTGGAGCTTAGTCAGAGCAAGGGTTTGAGGCTTCGTCAAAATCTTCGTGAATAATCCAGGCTAGGTCACCTTGCCGAGGAATTACCCACGTCCGCAGCAGTACGGCGATTG
This genomic stretch from Rubidibacter lacunae KORDI 51-2 harbors:
- the ilvN gene encoding acetolactate synthase small subunit; protein product: MKHTLSVLVEDEAGVLTRIAALFARRGFNIESLAVGSAESSGVSRITMVVPGDNRTVEQLTKQLYKLINVLKVQDVTGTPCVERELMLIKINATTSNRAEAIELAQVFRARVVDISEETLTIEVVGDPGKMVAIIKMLGKFGIRELARTGKISLVRDSGVNTELLKTLELKV
- a CDS encoding AEC family transporter, translating into MSVFLPALVPVVFIVLMGIVAQRFLKLDGTTLSQLSVYVLIPALIGDRIYRAELPATSAAGLVAGFVLTCVAMYGLALAIARLRNMPPSKQASLSATTVFGNVGNMGLPINAFAFGEAGLERAAICLMASAILFFTVGPAIYQGRGVGAGLRLILRLPLLYATLAGLSLRWMGVSMPWRLGEGIRSLGDASIPIALLILGMQLAMTPFVLGRYEVSVSLLRLLVGPAIAFGIGRLLRLEGLDLQVLVLQCAMPSAVNTVVWAAEFGGDAGRVARTVVVSTVLALVTLPLVLWLLT